One Akkermansiaceae bacterium genomic region harbors:
- a CDS encoding pantoate--beta-alanine ligase: MNIVTHPADLPKSLQLSAISRPRVLVPTMGALHEGHLKLVHRARELAGPEGFVVLTLFVNPTQFDKVEDLEKYPRTLEKDLELCRLHGVDLVFSPEPDSMYHADHSVSVMEASLTRQLCGATRPGHFDGVCTVVLKLFNLIQPDAAVFGKKDYQQLAVIRRMVRDLNVPVHIEGVDTVREASGLALSSRNTRLTASQHADAPRIRRALLSAQQAYLDGARSAEVLLGIARQEIESSPKRARIDYLELLDAGTLQEIDSVDSPAVMATAVFYGSVRLIDNIELG, encoded by the coding sequence ATGAATATCGTCACCCACCCTGCTGATCTACCGAAAAGCCTGCAGCTATCCGCCATCTCCCGCCCCCGGGTTCTGGTTCCGACCATGGGAGCGCTCCACGAGGGCCATTTGAAGCTCGTTCACCGGGCACGCGAACTCGCAGGCCCGGAGGGCTTCGTAGTCCTGACTCTTTTTGTCAACCCCACCCAGTTTGACAAGGTGGAGGATCTGGAAAAATACCCACGCACGCTGGAAAAAGACCTGGAGCTCTGTCGGCTGCACGGTGTGGACCTCGTTTTTTCCCCGGAGCCCGATTCCATGTATCATGCGGATCACTCAGTCAGCGTGATGGAAGCCTCCCTTACCAGACAGCTCTGTGGCGCAACCCGCCCAGGCCACTTCGACGGAGTCTGTACGGTGGTGCTCAAGCTGTTCAATCTCATCCAGCCGGACGCGGCTGTTTTTGGCAAAAAAGACTACCAGCAACTCGCCGTCATCCGGCGTATGGTCAGGGACCTCAATGTGCCTGTACATATCGAGGGGGTCGATACGGTGCGAGAGGCCAGCGGACTGGCACTTTCCTCAAGAAACACCCGACTAACAGCAAGCCAACACGCCGACGCCCCCCGCATCCGGCGCGCTCTCCTGTCTGCGCAGCAAGCTTATCTCGACGGGGCGCGCTCGGCTGAAGTGCTGTTAGGGATTGCCCGACAGGAAATCGAGTCGTCGCCCAAACGAGCCAGAATCGATTACCTGGAGCTGCTTGATGCCGGGACCCTGCAAGAGATCGACTCCGTAGACTCCCCTGCGGTGATGGCGACGGCTGTGTTTTACGGATCCGTCCGACTCATCGACAATATCGAGCTGGGTTAG
- a CDS encoding PEP-CTERM sorting domain-containing protein has protein sequence MKTTHVLSRYISALALLTAVAGPAVAQSTHVITFDEASQNLQHGSLFSGSEYSGLGGGVTFTVDSKGRHDQLIIFDTNQSGTADPDLENPFLGGNLKGVRNLGNALIIAENLVDRNNNGLIDSPDDEAAGGRIGVIFGNSQVSAVGFSLYDTPETSKSDVTVVFKDMNGLSVTWKPSDLIANGTNVDFANHYGNHISNISASQLGLKNIQSIDFNIESGAIDNLVFHTVPEPSSLALLGLGASAWLLRRKRF, from the coding sequence ATGAAAACAACACACGTATTATCGAGATATATCAGCGCACTTGCCCTGCTGACGGCTGTAGCCGGACCGGCAGTTGCGCAAAGCACGCACGTCATCACATTTGACGAAGCATCACAAAACCTCCAGCACGGAAGCCTTTTCAGTGGCAGCGAATATTCCGGTCTTGGTGGAGGTGTCACGTTCACAGTCGACTCAAAGGGCCGTCACGACCAATTGATCATCTTTGATACCAACCAAAGCGGCACGGCCGACCCGGACTTGGAAAACCCGTTCCTCGGCGGCAATTTGAAGGGGGTCAGAAACCTCGGCAATGCGCTGATCATCGCTGAAAACCTGGTTGACCGGAACAACAATGGCCTGATCGACAGCCCCGATGATGAGGCAGCCGGAGGCAGGATCGGTGTCATCTTCGGGAATAGCCAGGTCAGCGCCGTGGGCTTCAGCCTCTACGACACGCCCGAGACATCGAAATCTGATGTAACGGTGGTCTTCAAGGACATGAATGGACTTTCGGTAACCTGGAAGCCGTCCGACCTGATTGCCAATGGCACCAACGTCGATTTTGCCAACCACTATGGAAACCACATCTCGAATATTTCAGCCTCCCAGTTGGGTTTGAAAAACATCCAATCCATCGATTTCAACATTGAAAGTGGTGCCATCGACAACCTGGTGTTCCACACTGTGCCCGAGCCCAGCTCGTTGGCATTGCTCGGACTGGGAGCCTCGGCATGGTTGCTTCGCCGCAAGCGCTTCTAA